One segment of Rattus norvegicus strain BN/NHsdMcwi chromosome 16, GRCr8, whole genome shotgun sequence DNA contains the following:
- the LOC134482480 gene encoding elongin-C-like encodes MDGEEKTYGGCEGPDAMYVKLISSDGHEFIVKREHALTSGTIKAMLSGPGQFAENETNEVNFREIPSHVLSKVCMYFTYKVCYTNSSTEIPEFPIAPKIALELLMAVNFLDC; translated from the coding sequence atggatggagaggagaaaacCTATGGTGGCTGTGAAGGCCCTGATGCCATGTATGTGAAATTAATATCTTCTGATGGTCATGAATTTAttgtaaaaagagaacatgcattAACATCAGGAACAATAAAGGCCATGTTGAGTGGTCCAGGTCAGTTTGCGGAGAATGAAACCAATGAGGTCAACTTTAGAGAGATCCCTTCACATGTGCTATCGAAAGTGTGCATGTATTTTACCTACAAGGTCTGCTATACTAACAGCTCCACTGAAATTCCTGAATTCCCAATTGCACCTAAAATTGCACTGGAACTGCTGATGGCCGTGAACTTCTTAGATtgttaa